The Qipengyuania oceanensis genome includes the window CAAAGAGCGTCTGCACCTGCGACATCGTGCGGATGTTGTCGTTGAGCTTGCGCATGAAGCTCTGCACGTCGGCTTCCGACTTGCCGATCAACGACGCGACACCGGAAACCTGGGCGTAGAGATTGCCCATCCGGTGCTGCAATTCGCGATTGATGACCTCGAGATCGTCGATCTCGCGTTCCCGCGCGGCCGATTCGATCTCGTTCATCACGCCGCGCGCCAGATCGCGCAGGATGTCGCGCTCGATCTGCGAGAACTCCTCGCGCGGTACGTGGTCGATGACGCAGAGCGACCCGATCGCATGGCCCGAGGCGGTGACGAGCGGCGCGCCTGCGTAGAAAGCCACCGGCTTGTCGCTCGCGGTCACGAGGGGATTGGTGCGGAAACGCTCGTCCCGGGTCGCGTCGAGCACGACCATGACCTCCTCCGGCTTGCGAATGGCGTGATCGCAGAAGGATACGCTGCGCGGGGTCTGCTGCACTTCCATACCGACCCTGGACTTGAACCACTGGCGGTCCAGATCGACGAGCGAAATCAGGGCGACGGGTGCGCGAAGCGTGTTGCTCGCCAGGCGGGTCAGGCGATCGAATCGCTCCTCGCCTTCGGTGTCGAGGAGACCGGTCGCAATCAAGCTGCGCAGGCGCTCGTCTTCTATCGACATGGTAGTGCTGCTTCTCCGCACGTGCCTCGCCATCTCGGCACTAGGCCGAGCGCCATACAAGGTGGCTCACGCAGCGGCAATATCAATGCGTAAGAAACTGTATTACCAAGGTTTTCAGCACTACCTACGATAGCCCGGCAGCCGCCAGCAGCGCCTGTGTGCTGGCATCGAAGGTCTCGCCGCCCGCTTCGATCTTCTTCGCCATCTGCTTGCCGAGTTCGACGCCGAACTGGTCGAACGGATTGATCCCCATCAGCACCGCGTTGGCGAACGTGCGATGCTCGTGAAACGCGATCAGCGCCCCGAGCGTGGCGGCATCGATATCGTCGCACAGGATCGTCGCGCTCGGCCGGTTGCCGGGGAACGCGCGCGCGGGATCTTTGCCATCGGCCGCCATATTGCCGCCCGCCATCAGCGCCGCCCCTTGCGCGAAGCAATTGGTCAGCAGGATGCGGTGGTGGGCCGGGTCGAGCTCGTCGCCCGGCGCGATGCTGGCGACGAAATCGACCGGGATCAGGTGCGTGCCCTGGTGGAGCAACTGGAACACCGCGTGCTGCGCATCCGTGCCTACCCCGCCCCAGGTGATCGGCGCGGTCGGCGCATCGATGGCATTGCCGGATGCCGTCACGCCCTTCCCGTTCGATTCCATCTCAAGCTGCTGGAGATAATCGGGCAGCAGCGCCAGCCGCTCGTCATAGGCGAAGCAGGCGCGGGTCTGGCAGCCGCGGATGCGCGAATAATACTGGTCGGCGAAAGCGGCGCGCAGGGGCAGGTTCGCCCGCCCGTCCGCCTGCGCGAAATGCGTGTCGACCGCCTCTGCACCTTCGAGCATTGCGGCAAAGTCCTCCCAACCGACCGCGAGCGCGACGGGAAAGCCGATGCTCGACCACAGGGAATAGCGCCCGCCGACGCTTTCGGGGAACGGCAGCACGCGGGTCTCGTCCACGCCCCAGTCGACTGCCTTTTCGGGCGATGCGGTGAGCGCAACGACCCGCCCATGCGGATCGGACACGCCGTTGTCGCCCAACCATTTGAGCGCGCTGGCCGCATTGGTCATCGTCTCGATCGTGGTGAAGGTCTTGGACGCCACCGCGATCAGGGTCGTTTTCGGGTCGCAGGCGGCAAAGGCCTGCTCCATCGCCAGCCCGTCGATGTTCGAGACGACGTGGACGTCCACCAGCTTCAAATCGCGGGTCAGCGCATCCACTGCCAGCGCGGGACCCAGCGCGCTGCCGCCGATACCGATGTGGATGAGATGGTTCACGTCTCCCAGGGCGCCCTGGTGGATCGCCTCCACCAGCATCCGCATCCGCGCATGCAGCGCCTGCGCTTCCTCCACGTCCGCCTCGTCGCCGGTGCCGCGTTGTGCGGTGTGAGTTGCCGCGCGTCCCTCGGTCACGTTGACTTGCTTGCCGGACAGCAGCGCCGTGCGCTTGCCATCGAAATCGCAGGCTTGCGCAAGCGCCTCGAAATCGGCGAGCAGATCGTCTTCGAGATGGGTCTTGGACCAGTCGAACCGGATCCCGGTCTCGGCCTCGCCCGCCCCCCAGGCGATCCGCCCGGTCAGCTTTTCCACCCTCCCGGGGTCTGCGGCAAACAGCTCCTCCAGCGTAGGGTCGTCATGCAGGCCGATCGCTCTCCATGCGTCTTCGATCCTGTCTGCTCCGGCATCGCTCACGTGAAAATCCTTTTATGGCGCGTGGGGTGCGGTTAGAGGCCGTCGCGATGAATGTTAAGGACCAAACCGCGGCCCAGGCGCCTGCCGAGCCCCCGGAGGCTGCGGCCGCCGACAGGAAGAACAAGAAGGAGGACGGCAGCTTCATCGTCTTCCTGATCAAGCTGGCGGTAGTCGTGCTGATCTTCCGCAGCTTCATCTTCTCGCCCTTCACGATACCGTCGGAAAGCATGCTGCCCAAGCTGATGAACGGCGATTACCTGCTGGCGGCGAAGTGGCCTTACGGCTTCTCGAAATATTCCCTCCCGGGCGAGCTGGACGTCTTCGACGGCCGCGCTTTGGCGAGCCAGCCCGAGCGCGGCGACGTCGTCATCTTCAAGCACCCGATCGACAAGGTCGACTACATCAAGCGGGTCATCGGCCTGCCTGGCGACACGATCGCGATGGTCAACGGCCAGCTGGTGCTCAACGGAGAGATGGTGGCGAAAAAGCGGGTCGGGGATTTCATCCTGCCGGTAAGCGACAACACGACCTGCGCATGGGGCGCGGTGGAAGAGCGCGAGACCAGCGGCAGGGACGTGTGCCGCTATACCCGGTTCCGCGAGACGCTGCCTTCGGGCAAGAGTTACGAAGTGCTCGATTTCGGGTCCGGCCCGGCGGACAATTACGGCCCAACGATAGTGCCCGAAGGATCGATGTTCGTCATGGGCGACAACCGCGACAATTCGCAGGACAGCCGCTTCACCGCCGCGCCCGGTGGCGGGGTCGGCATCGTCTCACAGGACCTGCTGGTCGGCAAGGCGACCGTGGTGCTGTGGTCTACGGATGGCGGGGCGGAATGGCTGCTGCCATGGACCTGGTTTACCGCGGCGCGCTGGAACCGGATCGGAACGACATTTTGAGCAAGCTCGCACCTGAAACCCGCGCCTGGCTCGAACAGTCCGGCTTTACGGTCGGCGACGAGGCCTTGTGGCACGCTGCGCTGACGCACGGCAGCATGGACGAGGACCAGGATTACGAGCGGCTGGAGTTTCTCGGCGACCGGGTCCTGGGCCTGGCGATCGCGGCCTGGCTCTTCGAACGCGAGCTGTCGCCCGAAGGCACCTTGTCGCAGCAGCTCAACGCTCTCGTCAGCCGCGAGATGTGTGCCCGCGTCGGGCGTGGCATCGGCCTTGGCGAACATGTCCGGATTTCCAAGCAGGCGCGCAGCGACGGCGGCGCGGACAGCGACAACATCCTCGGCGATGTCATGGAATCGCTTCTCGGGGCGCATTTCCTTGAACAGGGTTTCGCACCTTCTGCCGATCTCGTGCGCAACCTGTGGCGGCCCGCTATCGAGAGCGGTGCGGGCCGGGACAAGCATCCCAAGAGCGCGCTGCAGGAATGGGCGGCGGGCAACCAGCGCAAGCCCCCGGTCTACGAGGTCACCGACCGCTCCGGCCCCGATCACGCGGCAAAATTCACCGTCAGGGTGACCGTCCACAAGGTCGGCGAGGCCGAGGCGACCGCATCGAGCAAGCAGGAAGCGGAGACCGCCGCCGCGCGTGCCTTCATGGAGAAATTCGCGTGAGCCAGTCACAAACCCGCTGCGGCGTTGCCGCGATCATCGGCGCGCCCAATGCCGGCAAGTCGACGCTGGTCAATGCGCTCGTCGGGCAGAAGGTCGCCATCACCAGCGCCAAGGCGCAGACCACCCGCGCACGCCTGATGGGCATTGCTCTGCATTCCGGCGAGGATGCCGAGACGCAGATCATCCTCGTCGATACGCCGGGAATCTTCGCGCCGCGCCGCCGCCTCGACCGGGCGATGGTCAGCGCCGCATGGGACGGGGCCCAGGCAGCCGATGCGGTGCTGCTGGTCGTCGACCCCGTGAAGCAACGCCGGCACGAACTGATCCCGCTGCTCGAGCAGCTGGCGAACCGACCGGAGCGCAAGATCCTCGTCCTCAACAAGGTCGATATCTCGAAGAAGGAGCCGCTGCTCGCGCTCGCGCAGGAATTGTCGCAAACGGCCAGTTTCGACGAGGTGTTCTTCGTCTCCGCTTTGACCGGCGACGGGGTCACTGAGCTGAAGGACGCGCTTGCCGCGATGATGCCCGAAGGTCCCTGGCATTATCCCGAGGACCAGGTTTCGGATGCGAGCGAGCGCCTGCTTGCCGCGGAAGTCACCCGCGAGCAGCTCTACCAGCAACTGCACGAGGAACTGCCCTACGATTCGGCCGTGCGCCCGGAAAGCTATCAGGAGCGGCCCGACGGCAGCGTCGAGATCCACCAGCAGATCGTCATCGCCCGCGACAGCCAGAAGCCGATCGTGCTCGGCAAGGGCGGCGCGCGGATCAAGGCCATCGGCGAGGCTGCGAGGAAGGAACTGGCCGATATGCTCGGCCAGAAGGTTCACCTCTTCCTGCACGTCAAGGTCGAGGAAAACTGGGCCGAAAGCCGCGAGATCTTCGAGGAAATCGGCCTGGACTGGGTGAAGTAGAACCCAACCCTTGCCCGCTGAAACTGCCCGGAAGCAGGCAGCGATATCCTACCGCTTCTTCTGGATTTCGATCTTGTTCTTCTTGGCGAAGTCCTTGGTCGACTCCTCGCTGCGGCCGATGGCCTTGGCGATTTCCTTCAGCCCCTTGCCCTTGCCTGCGAGCATGCGCAGCTGGCCCGCCTCGTCGGCTTTCCACGGCTGCTTGTGCCGTTCGAAAAACTCCTTCGCCATCAGTCCGCCTTCGCTGCCTTCTTGGCCGGAGCCTTCTTCTTGGGCGCGGCCTTCTTCTTGGCAGGAGCCTTCTTCTTCGCCTTCTTCTTGGCGGGCCCCTTGGCCGCGCGGGCATCGATCAGCTCGATCGCCTGCGCATCAGTGAGGTCTTCGGGCTTCTGATCCTTGGGAATGGTCGCATTCGTCGTGCCGTCGGTGACGTAGGGTCCGTAACGACCCGGCATCACCTTCATCTCGGCACCGCTGGTCGGATGCTCGCCCAACGTCTTGATCGGTTCGGCCTTGCCGCGCCCTCTGCCCTTGCGATTGGCTGCTTCGGCCAGGATCGTGACTGCAGCATTCATCCCGACATCGAACACGTCGCTTGTCGAGCCGAGCTTGCCGTACTTCCCATCATGCCGCAGGTAAGGCCCGTAACGCCCTATCGCCGCTTCGATTTCCTTGCCGGTTTCGGGATGCGCGCCGACGATGCGCGGCAGGCTGAGCAACTTGATCGCCCACTCCAGGTCGAAGTCCGGCAGGTCCTTCGGGATGCTCGCCCGCTTCTTCGCCCCGTCAACTTCCATTTCGACATAGGGGCCGAACCGGCCGGTCTTTCGCTCGACCTGTGCGCCGGTCTCCGGGTCGGTGCCCATGACCCCGTCCTCGCCCGCGCCGTCCTCTTCTCCGCCCGGCTGGGCAAAGCGGCGGGTGTACTTGCATTCAGGGTAGTTCACGCAGGCGATGAAAGCGCCGTAACGGCCGCCGCGCAGATGCAGCTCGCCGCCTGCGCGCCCCTCGTCGCGGCACAGCGGGCAGGCCCGCGGATCGCTCCCGTCGGCGGTCGGCGGGAAGAGATAGTCGGACAGATACTCGTCGAGCGCCTCGGTCACTTCCGAGGGCTTCTTGTCCATCACCTCTTCGGTCTTCGGCTTGAAATCGCGCCAGAACTGCTCGAGCAAGGTCTTCCACTGCTCGTCCCCGGCGGAGACCTCGTCGAGCTCGTCTTCCATCTCGGCGGTGAAATCGTATCCGACGTAGCGGGTGAAGAACCGTTCGAGAAAAGCTGTCAGCAAGCGGCCCGATTCCTCTGCGAAGAAACGGTTTTTCTCCATCCGGACATAGTTGCGGTCGCGCAGCGTCTGGATGGTCGAGGCATAGGTCGACGGACGTCCGATGCCCAGTTCCTCCAGCCGCTTGACCAGCGATGCTTCCGAGAAGCGCGGCGGCGGCTGGGTGAAGTGCTGGGTCGCATCGACGCCCGTCTTGGCCGGCGTATCGCCCTTCTTCATCGCGGGCAGCAGGCCGTCATCGTCGCCGTCGTCGCCGTCCGACTTGTCGTCGAACCCTTCCTGGTAGACCGCGAGGAAACCGGCGAACTTCACCACCTGGCCGGTTGCGCGAAGCTCGTGCCGGCCGGTCGGGTCGCGCATCGTCACGGTCGTCCGCTCGAGACTGGCAGCGGCCATCTGACTCGCCATGGCGCGCTTGTAGATGAGGTCGTAGAGCTTGCCTTCGTCGCCCGATCCGGCCCGGTCGCGCATGAAGTTCGTCGGGCGGATCGCCTCGTGCGCTTCCTGCGTGTTCTTGGCCTTGGTCTTGTACATCCGCGGCTTTTCCGGGAGGTAATGCCCGTCGTAGCGCTCGGTGATTGCCTTGCGCGCAGCCGAAATCGCACTGCCGTCCATGCTCACCCCGTCGGTCCGCATGTAGGTGATCGCGCCCGCCTCGTAGAGCGATTGCGCACAGCGCATCGTGTGGCTGGCCGAAAAGCCGAGCTTGCGCGCGGCTTCCTGCTGCAGGGTCGAGGTAGTGAACGGCGGGGCCGGATTGCGCTTCAGTGGCCGGGTCTCGATGTCCTCGACCGTGAAGCGGCCTTCCTCAACGGCCTTCCGAGCCGCCTTGGCAGTGCCTTCCTCGCCGATCGACAGGCGATCGATCTTCTCGCCGTCGTAGCGTACCAGCCGCGCATCGAACGCGGTACCGTCATGCTCCATGTGCGCGACGACCGACCAGTATTCCTGCGGGACGAAAGCCTCGATCTCGCGCTCGCGATCGACGATCAGCCGCAGGGCCACCGACTGGACGCGACCGGCGCTCTTGGCCCCCGGCAGGCGGCGCCACAGCACCGGCGAGAGCGTGAAGCCGTAGAGGTAATCGAGCGCGCGGCGCGCGAGATAGGCGTCGATCAGTGGCTGGTCGAGGTCACGCGGGCTCTTCATCGCCTCGGTCACCGCGTTCTTGGTGATCGCGTTGAAGGTCACGCGATCGACCTTGTCGGGCAGCGCCTTGCGCTTTTTCAGCAGTTCGCGGACGTGCCAGGAAATGGCCTCGCCTTCGCGGTCGGGGTCGGTCGCGAGTACCAGCCGGTCCGCTTTCTTTGCCGCATCGGCGATTTCCTTGAATCGGCTCTGCTTGTCGCGGTAGAGTTCCCAGTCCATCGCGAAGTCCTCGTCCGGGCGGACGCTGCCGTCCTTGGGCGGCAGGTCGCGGACGTGGCCATAGGATGCGAGGACCTTGAAGTCCTTGCCCAGGTACTGCTCGATGGTTTTCGCCTTAGCCGGCGATTCTACAATAACTAGTTGCATTGCGGTTTTTGGAAGCCCTTACGCGTATACGTGTACGTACACGCGAGAGTGGGGTGTGAGATTCGGAGGTGTCAAGCGCGATCGGCGCAAGCCTCGGCCTCGTGATTGCCGCGGGGACGATGCCAAGGCCGCGCCCGCGACACCGCCCCCGTTTGTTTCTCGCCTAACGCTGGGCGGCCATCTGCGCGACGATCCTTTCGTTCGCATTGCCTACGAGGGCCACGGCGCCAGCCTGGTACTGCTCGCCGTTGGCAGTGAACTCGAACTTGCGGGTCTTGCCGAACATCGGCAGGCCGATACCGGCGGCAGCGGCCAGTCCACCAGCGACATTGGCTGCCGACTGGGTTGCCTTCGCGGCACCGGTACTGGCATCGGCGACCTCGATGAACTCGCCGTCGACCGACATCGGCGACGTGATGACGACCTGGTTCTGCTTGCCGTTGGCGCCGATCACGGTCACCTTCGACAGGTCCGGCACGACGGATAGGTTGGCGTTCACTTTCAGACTGCCGCCGAAACTGAAGGCACCCGGACGCTTCTGGTCCGAGAAGTCGATCAGGTAGATCACATCGACCGCGGGCACGCCGCTTTCCTTCGCGTATGTGCCGACCGCCAAGGCGCTGCGCGTGGCCTTCATGTTGCTGCCGATGGAACCGAAACCCCCGCCCAGCGAAACGTCGCCCGGCAGGATCACCTGGATCGGCAGGGCGCTCGGAGCGTAGAAAACCGCTTTGCCTTTGCTCTTCTTCTCGAGCTGGATCGATTCCTCGCTCGGACCGCGATCTGACCCGGCCTTGGCCATGGTTTCGCTAGCGAAGACCGTCGCAGGCGCGATGACCGTCATGCCGGCAGCGGCGAGCCTGGCGGTGAAATCGGCATAGGCCGCATCGGTGATTGCCTGCATCATCTCCGGCGTCACGCCGACCAGCTTGCTTTGCGCCTTGGTCGTCCCCCCGAATGCGCCCATCAGGCCGCCGGTCTTCTTGGTCTGGTCGATCGATTCGAAGATGAAGCCGACGTTGAAGGCCACGACGGCGACCTGCCCGGCGCCCTGTAGCGCGCCCTTGTCCTTGACCTCGAATTCCTTGGCATCCTTGGCAACCACTTCGGCCGCCGGAAAAGAAATCGCCAGGGCAATGCCCATGGCCAGCGCAAATTTACGCATAAGCCCCCCATGTGAATGCTGAAATGACTGCGGTTCGTTGACCGACTGCGCCCCGTTGATCGGTTGGTTAACAGCCGGCCGGGCTTGCAACAAGACGTTGGGCGAGCAACGCCGAACATCCCCGAATTTCAACGGATTGAAACCTTGCCTCCGGCATGGCGCTCAAGCACGCCGGCGATCTCGAGCTCCAGCAGGGCCAGTTGCACGGCAGCGGTGCTTACACCGGACTGGCGAACCAGTTCGTCGACCGAGACTGGCGCATTGCTGAGCAGGCCGGCGATGTCGGCGGGTTCGGCCTCCGACAGTTCCTCGGGCAGGTAATCGAACATGGCGGCCGGCTCGCGAAAGGTCGATCGCGGGCTGCCATCGAAGCCGGAGAGCAGTTCGATGACATCCTCGGGCGACTGGACCAGCACCGCCCCTTCGCGGATCAGGTGGTTGCAGCCGTGCGAGCGCGCATCGAGCGGGCTGCCGGGGATCGCCATGACTTCCCTGCCCGCCTCCCCCGCCAGCCGTGCGGTGATGAGCGAGCCTGACTTGACCGCCGCCTCGACCACGAGCGTGCCACTGGCGAGGCCCGCGATGATGCGGTTGCGGCTCGGAAAGTGGCTGCCGCGCGGCTCGGTCCCCGGGGGCTGCTCGGCGATCAGGAGTCCTTCGCGCGCGATCCGATCCTGCAACGCCTCGTGCTGCGGCGGATAGGCGATGTCGATCCCGCTGGCGATGACGCCGATGGTATGCGGGAACGCACCTTCATGCGCGGCACCGTCGATTCCGCGTGCCAAACCCGAAACCACCACCAATCCCGCTTCGCCGAGCGCCGCACCGAAATCGCGCGCCAGCTTGACCGCGGCGGCGCTGGCGTTGCGCGCCCCGACCATGGCGACACAGGGCTTGCCGGCGAGCGCGATATCGCCGCGCCACGTCAGGATCGGAGGTGCGCTTTCCAGCTGGCCGAGCAGCGAGGGATAGTCCGGCTGGTCGTGGAACAGGTATTTCGCGCCCGCCTTGCGAAGCGCGTCGACCTCGCGCTCGATCCTGTCGACCGGCGCGGCGCGATATTGCCGTCCGCCGCGTTTGCCGAGCTCCGGCAGCGCCTCGAGCGCGTTCGCAGCCGAGCCGAATCGGACCAGCAGTTGCGCGTAGGAGACCGGGCCGATGTTCGGCGAGCGCAGCAGGCGGATGCGTGCGAACGCTTCGTCCTGCGTGAGAGTAACCGGGCAACTGGCGGGCGCATCCATTGCCGACCCGTCGGGCGATGCACCCGCCCGGTCAACTTACGGTGCTGTAAGCGTCAGCCCTTCTTGCTTCCGACCTTCGGTTCCTCGCCCTTCGTCAGCCGGGCGATGTTTTCCCGATGGAGGTACAGGACGACCACCGCGATGGCGGCCAGCACCGGGAAGAACTGGGGGTAACCGAGCAGGGGGGCTGCCGCGGCTGCGGCGACGACGGCGCTCATTCCCGCAAGCGAGCTGATCCGGAATATGGCGAGCACCGAAAGCCAGATGAAGGCATAGACGAGACCGATCGGCCAGCCGAGCCCGAAGGCGACGCCGGCGTTCGTCGCCACGCCCTTGCCGCCCTTGAAGCCGAGCCAGATCGGGAAGCAATGGCCGATCACCGCGGCGCCGGCAGCAAATGCCATCGCCACGTCGTTCCACAAATGCCCCGCGATGAAGACAGGCAGGAAGCCCTTCACCAGGTCCAGCAACAGCGTGGCCGCGGCCAGTCCCTTGTTGCCGGTGCGCAGCACGTTGGTCGCGCCGATGTTGCCGCTGCCAATGTTGCGGACATCGCCCATGCCCGCCGCCTTTGTCAGCAAGAGGCCGAAGGGAATGGATCCGACGAGATAGCCGAGCAGCGCTGCGAATAGTGCGTCCATGTCTCTCCCCTACCCGTTAGCCCCGAGCTTGTCGAAGGGGCGTTCTTTCTTCTAAGCGACCGCGAAAGTGAAGTGCGGGGCTTCGACAAGCTCGGCCCGAACGGAGTTTTCTGTGGACGCCAGCCCCTCTTCCCCCATCCTGATGTTCGATTCCGGCGTCGGCGGGCTGTCGGTGCTCGGCGAACTGCGAAAGGTGCTGCCCCAGGCGCCGATCATCTATGCCGCGGACGAAGCGGGCCTGCCCTATGGCGACAAGAGCGAGGCGGAGATCGCCGCGCGCGTTTCGGGCCTGCTCGGCAGAATGGCCGAACGCTGGCAGCCGCGGCTGATCTGCATCGCCTGCAACACCGCCAGCACTATCGCGCTCGGCATGGTGCGCGACGTCCTCGAAACCCCGATCGTGGGTACGGTCCCCGCGATCAAGCCAGCTGCTGCGATCACGAGGACCGGCGTCTTCGGCCTCCTGGGTACCGAGGCGACGATGCGACAGGCCTATGTCGACGATCTCGAAACCGAGTTCGCTGCCGGCAAGACCCTGCTGCGTCACGGCGCGAACGGGCTGGTACCGCTGGCCGAGGCCAAGCTGCGCGGCGAGCCGGTTTCGATCGATGCCGTGGCCGAAGCGACCAAGGGCCTGCTTCTGCAGGTGCACGGGCAGGAGATCGACACGGTGGTTCTCGCCTGTACGCATTTCCCGCTGCTGGCGGACGAGCTCCACGCGGCGCTGGGCCGTGAGCTGACCTTCGTCGACGGATCGGAAGGGATCGCGCGGCGGATCGCCCAATTGACGCGGGACCAGGCTTTCGAACGCTCGAACCCCGATCGCGCGGTCACCACCGGCGACCTCGCCGAGTTCCGGCAGCTCGCGGACGCCTTTGCAGGCTACGGCATTGCTCGGCTGGAGAAATTCTAGCTGCGAATCGCTCGCAAAGATCGCGGTAGAATTTCGCGGGAAACAGGCCTAAATCGCCCCCGACCAAGGCAGGCACAGACCGGGGCAACCGGCGCCGCAGGATGGACGGACGAGCGTGAACTACGACCAGATCTTCGACAAGGCGATCGACCGCCTCCACGAGGAAGGGCGCTATCGCGTCTTCATCGACATCATGCGCAACAAGGGTGCCTTCCCCAACGCGCGCTGTTTCCACGGCCACAACGGCCCCAAGCCGATCACCGTGTGGTGCTCCAACGATTATCTCGCCATGGGCCAGCACCCCAAGGTGATCGAGGCGATGGAAAACGCGCTGCACGACGTCGGCGCGGGCTCGGGCGGTACGCGCAACATCGGCGGCAACACCCACTTCCATGTCGAGCTCGAACGTGAACTCGCCGACCTGCACGGCAAGGATGGCGCGCTGCTCTTCACCAGCGGCTATGTCTCCAACGACGCCACCCTCTCGACGCTTGCGAAGCTGCTGCCCGGCTGTGTGATTTTCTCCGACGAGCTCAACCACGCGAGCATGATCGCAGGCATCCGCAATTCGGGCTGCGACAAGCGCGTGTTCCGCCACAACGACATCGAGCATCTCGAGGAATTGCTGGCGGCCGAGGATATCGACACGCCCAAGCTGATCGCCTTCGAAAGCGTCTATTCGATGGACGGCGACGTGGCCCCGATCCACGCGATCTGCGACCTGGCAGAAAAGTACAACGCGCTGACCTATATCGACGAAGTCCACGCGGTCGGCATGTATGGCGAACGCGGCGGCGGCATCTCCGAACGCGACGAGGCCGCCCACCGGATCGACATCATCGAAGGTACGCTGGGCAAGGCATTCGGCGTCATGGGCGGCTATATCGCGGCCGACACCAAGGTGATCGACTGCATCCGCAGCTATGCCCCCGGCTTCATCTTCACCACCTCGCTCAGCCCCGTGCTGGTCGCGGGCGTTCTGGCCGCGGTGAAGCATTTGAAATCGAGCTCTGTCGAGCGCGAAGGCCAGCAGGCCGCAGCTGCCGCGCTGAAAGCGAAGTTCCGCGATGCGGGCCTGCCCGTCATGGACAGCACGACCCACATCGTGCCGCTGATGGTCGGCGATCCGGTTCGCG containing:
- the plsY gene encoding glycerol-3-phosphate 1-O-acyltransferase PlsY, whose product is MDALFAALLGYLVGSIPFGLLLTKAAGMGDVRNIGSGNIGATNVLRTGNKGLAAATLLLDLVKGFLPVFIAGHLWNDVAMAFAAGAAVIGHCFPIWLGFKGGKGVATNAGVAFGLGWPIGLVYAFIWLSVLAIFRISSLAGMSAVVAAAAAAPLLGYPQFFPVLAAIAVVVLYLHRENIARLTKGEEPKVGSKKG
- the murI gene encoding glutamate racemase; translation: MFDSGVGGLSVLGELRKVLPQAPIIYAADEAGLPYGDKSEAEIAARVSGLLGRMAERWQPRLICIACNTASTIALGMVRDVLETPIVGTVPAIKPAAAITRTGVFGLLGTEATMRQAYVDDLETEFAAGKTLLRHGANGLVPLAEAKLRGEPVSIDAVAEATKGLLLQVHGQEIDTVVLACTHFPLLADELHAALGRELTFVDGSEGIARRIAQLTRDQAFERSNPDRAVTTGDLAEFRQLADAFAGYGIARLEKF
- the hemA gene encoding 5-aminolevulinate synthase, producing MNYDQIFDKAIDRLHEEGRYRVFIDIMRNKGAFPNARCFHGHNGPKPITVWCSNDYLAMGQHPKVIEAMENALHDVGAGSGGTRNIGGNTHFHVELERELADLHGKDGALLFTSGYVSNDATLSTLAKLLPGCVIFSDELNHASMIAGIRNSGCDKRVFRHNDIEHLEELLAAEDIDTPKLIAFESVYSMDGDVAPIHAICDLAEKYNALTYIDEVHAVGMYGERGGGISERDEAAHRIDIIEGTLGKAFGVMGGYIAADTKVIDCIRSYAPGFIFTTSLSPVLVAGVLAAVKHLKSSSVEREGQQAAAAALKAKFRDAGLPVMDSTTHIVPLMVGDPVRAKKISDILLAEYGVYVQPINFPTVPRGTERLRFTPGPAHSEPMMDELTNALVEIWDRLELELKKAA